The genomic window gaccgttcagctgtgacgagtgtggaaagtcttttaccacgtctggaaacttaaaatcacaccaactcatccacagtggagttaaagcatacacctgtgatcagtgtggcagagcttttactcaagGTAACAACTTACagagtcatctagttacccactctggaattaaggcgtacagctgtgacatttgtggaaaaactttcagccggATAGACAGCCGTAACATtcacctacgcattcacaccagacacgatgtgtacagctgtgatcagtgtggtaaaCAGTTTACTACAAACACAGAGTTACGACgtcacatgtttacccacactgaggaacGACCtcataaatgtgacctgtgtgagaagacttttaaatctccacgtTACCTGAGacgacaccaacagatccacaccagaaagactctacaagtgcagttactgtgaggtatgtatttatatttttatcttgtcaGCCCGACTGTTTGAACCAACTCTGCTCATCAaagtgtgttagcatgttagcaattctactgGCAGCTCTGAATGATTATTCAGACTCTAATCACAGCTTTTTAGGGATAGTGTTTGAGAATTGTGTTATTGTATCATTAAACTAGTATTACTTTAAtgtagggatgcaacgataccaattttttcaaaccgatccgataccgatacttagatctgagtacttgccgataccgagtacaaaaaccgatacttctaccacacacacacacatgaaaaatgcaatgaattggaagacagttttttttattctgtgtcaataaaaaataaaatattaataaaaaagaccacaaaaattacatttcaagtaaaaaataaacacttctCTTAAATTGTCCAGTGTCCAcattgtaaacaaacaaacaaacaaaataactcAAGTATTTTGGAGTCTCCAGCTTTCAGACATAACGTTAATGAACCTATTGCAGAGTATCCAcattgtaaaaacaaataaataaataactgaactcTTTGGATCTCTTTCCCGCTTTCagattgaaaaaataaacacttctgttcagaataaaacaaataaaacttaggtttcagaataaaataaacacttctgttcagaataaaataaacacttctCTTAAATTATTGCAGTGtccacactgaaaacaaacaaacaaaataactaAAGTGTTTTGCAGTCTCCATGTTTCAGAGAGACATAACATTAATGAACCTATTGCAGACTATCCAcattgtaaaaacaaataaataaataactgaactcTTTGGATCTCTTTCCCACTTTTCagattgaaaaaataaacacttctgttcagaataaaacaaataaaacttaggtttcagaataaaataaacacttttgTTAAATTATTGCACAATGTCCATATTATATCCAAACAAAATAACAGTGAACTATGTGGCACTGTCTACAGCTTTCGGATTCACATTACATTAATGAACCACCTATTGCAGAGTGTCCACAttttaatcaaacaaaaaaaaaaattcagtcagCAAGCAATAGTGTGACCTCCGAACTAAACTGTTTTTGGGAAAGTGAGAGGCAGGTTCTTTTTGATGAAAAGAATCATCTCTGCATGATCAGCTGTGAGCCtgtttctgctttcattcacaATGTGTGACACTGAGCTGAACAGCCTTTCACTATCTACACTTGCACATGGTGCTGAAAGGTATCTGCCCGCCATTTTAGCCAGGTTTGGGAGCCGCACTTTATTAACCATCCAGTATTGTAGAGGTTTGTCTTCTCGTAAAATTGCGGCCTCTCCAAGATCTGTCTCTAACTCTACACTAGAACCTACCGCAGCTCTGCCCACCGATGCTGATGCCTGCTCATCTGCAATTTCATCAAACATGCTGTCAAAACTAGTTGTGGGCTGGTCACTGCGTGCTTTTCTTGAAGGTGGTTCATTCAGGTCATGATCCTCCTCTCCAGGCAACCATAGCAGCTCAAGTTTTAGCATCTCCTTGGCATTTACAGCAGTTGTGGTGCTGGAGAAAAAACGATTTTTATATctaaaacagagaaagaaaaaagttagcTGACAATTGTTTTGCTTACcatttttttttgcagtaaCACAGTTACATACACAGTCACATTCACATACAGTCAAACAgttacacacacaggcacaacaCTCACCTGGGATCGAGTAGCGTGGCGATGCTATAGAGTGGGTTTTCCTCCACATCAGTGAACCGCGTCCTGACAGCTGCAGCCAAGGTTCCCTTCATTGCTTTGATCCCATGGTCCTTGTCAGTCTCCCTTGTTAGAAATCTGTGGAGCACAGTGACGGCTGGAATGACGTCTGCAGCCGTGGCATCTGAAGAGCTGACTTTTCGAGTTAACTCCTCGAATGGACCCAGAACAGATATCACCTTCTCCAGCAGTGTCCATTGGTGAGCCGTGAGAGTATCAGGGAGTCCATATTCAGACACAAATATTCCCAGAGCCCGTTTCTGCTCGATCAATGACTGTACCATATAAAAGGTGCTGTTCCAGCGGGTCTGAACGTCTTGCTGGAGCCGCTTCACAGGCTGGTTGATCTGTAATTGAATGTCCTCGAGACGGGAGCTGGCCAGAGCAGAATGTTTAAAATGTCCAACTATTTTGCGGCCAACTGCCACCGCATCAGCAACACTCCTCTGTGACAGAAGGCCCTCATGAACAACCAACTGGAGAGTGTGAGCAGTACAAGGCAGGCTGGGCAGCTCAGCATAACTCATGGCCTTTATCATATTTCTTGCGTTGTCCCGGAGCACTATGTGGACGGACGTCTTTGGTATATCCCAGGTTTGAAGCATGCTATCGAAAGCAGTTGCGATGGTTTGGCTGGTGTGCGAGCCCCTGAACGACTTTGCATGTAGTGTTACTTGATGACGAACAAACTCCTCATCAATCCACTGCGCTGTTAAACTGAGGAGCGACATCGGGGACACACTGCTTGTCCAAATGTCGGTAGTGAAACTTAAGGCTGAAACCTCCTGCAAGAGGTTATGCAcgtgttttttttacatcttcAAAAAGTTTTGGCAGCATTACGTCCGTGATGTATGGGCGGCTGGGAATCTCATATCGCGGCTCGAGTACGCTGAGAAGGCGGCGAAATCCTACGTTTTCCATGACCGACAGTGGCTGGTCATCCAGAGCGATAAAATGAGTTAGAGCCTCTGTTATTTTTACTGCTCGTGGATTTTCTCTAGACATTTTTTGTCGCTTTTCCAAAACCTGTGTTAAAGTGGGCTGTTCTGGTCTTGCGTTAGCCTTAGCAAACTCGGTGTACTCCTGAGCATGATGTGTCCTCAGGTGTTTTATTAAATTGCTTGTATTGAACGATGTACTCTCCTTCCCTCCCCTGGACACCTTACCGGTACACAGTTTGCACTCTGCCTTGCTTTTGTCATCTACACAAATTTTGAAGTAAGTCCACACTGCTGACATTTTGTTTAGCGTAGCTGCAGGAGCCGCCAGTCTCACTTGCCTAACCCCCTAGTGACATGTCCCCCTAGCGGCCAATCTaaaaaattacaacagaaaGTACAGGCCACCTTCTGATTCATGAAGTAaattagtatcggttcatggtatcggttagcTTGTACGAGTACgtacacattttacagtatcggccc from Oreochromis niloticus isolate F11D_XX unplaced genomic scaffold, O_niloticus_UMD_NMBU tig00000457_pilon, whole genome shotgun sequence includes these protein-coding regions:
- the LOC109199816 gene encoding zinc finger BED domain-containing protein 4, with protein sequence MSLLSLTAQWIDEEFVRHQVTLHAKSFRGSHTSQTIATAFDSMLQTWDIPKTSVHIVLRDNARNMIKAMSYAELPSLPCTAHTLQLVVHEGLLSQRSVADAVAVGRKIVGHFKHSALASSRLEDIQLQINQPVKRLQQDVQTRWNSTFYMVQSLIEQKRALGIFVSEYGLPDTLTAHQWTLLEKVISVLGPFEELTRKVSSSDATAADVIPAVTVLHRFLTRETDKDHGIKAMKGTLAAAVRTRFTDVEENPLYSIATLLDPRYKNRFFSSTTTAVNAKEMLKLELLWLPGEEDHDLNEPPSRKARSDQPTTSFDSMFDEIADEQASASVGRAAVGSSVELETDLGEAAILREDKPLQYWMVNKVRLPNLAKMAGRYLSAPCASVDSERLFSSVSHIVNESRNRLTADHAEMILFIKKNLPLTFPKTV